The following are encoded together in the Salvia hispanica cultivar TCC Black 2014 chromosome 6, UniMelb_Shisp_WGS_1.0, whole genome shotgun sequence genome:
- the LOC125193764 gene encoding receptor-like protein EIX2 yields the protein MITSKHRTFFFFLSTIFFNSNSFTSTHGNTTFCHKIEKQALLTLKQSLNLNNSTLSSWNTTNSNCCTWNGVVCSVPTSHVHRLHLSSHSLHGKINLSTLLGLKHLTYLDLSHNQFQGAIPPSIAMLKNLEYLNLSNAGFQGEIPRSIGNLSSLRTLVLEGSGQRVHGLGWLSGLVRLKHLNMNFIDLRSETNWLAIINALPRLAELHLSGCNLLSPLSTLDHVNATSLTFLDLSRNGLASFSVAGWIFRQGNLRFLDMSRNYIEGHIPSTSNTTKLQHGDLSWNKLSSVIPDWIYSCQDLKFVYLGNNFLEGTISKRVANLTSLDTFSLSYNQISGEIPSEVTSLCAIRILDFSGNNLEGNISDLFANMSHCFLEGVVTWRMRENKLSGHLTDKFGEFKKLTFLDLTKNSISGVIPHSLGESSSLRRLWLGFNKLSGELPMSIGQLSNLESLTFGRNMLEGIVNETHFEKLTKLKYLFASGNNLSLKVSPDWIPPFPLLEELGIGSWNLGTGSEIPSWIHGLYKNLSVLDLSDTGLSGEVPTWVWGVSKLNLSHNHFHGEIPDFKPWENRLAFPYYRRMYLSSNRFSGSLPRVSNDMIELDLSNNSLSGSLSHFLCDATYDTYVLKILHLGNNLISGKIPNCWMKWSSLEYINLGNNLMFGRIPNSIGLLANLLSLNLDGNKFSGEIPLSIQNCAKLVKLDVGGNDLIGKIPTWIGTSLSNLMFLVLRSNRFSGEIPSSICHLHTLQILDISSNDLSGVIPSCVHNLTAMATSRSFEEYDGGGIQYSQVFDTFMESVSIDTKGSVLQYVTILVLVTSINLSDNNLSGEIPEGVTSLVELKFLNLSRNHLTGLIPRRVGDMKQLESLDLSRNSLVGEIPVSVTVLSFLSHFDLSYNLLEGKIPESTQILGMDASSFVGNRLCGPPFPRNCTNTREEEEEDEDEDGDEGEIDWFYVLVSSGYAVGFVGAGSVLVLNKSWRQGYFMWAERVWHKICVYSTIKWVRLKVALGG from the coding sequence ATGATTACCTCTAAACACAGaactttcttcttcttcctcagcaccatcttcttcaattccaattccttCACATCAACCCATGGCAACACCACTTTCTGCCACAAAATCGAAAAACAAGCCCTCCTAACCTTGAAGCAATCCTTAAACTTAAACAACTCCACCCTCTCCTCATGGAACACCACCAACTCCAACTGCTGCACATGGAACGGCGTCGTTTGCAGCGTTCCAACCAGCCACGTCCACCGCCTCCATCTCAGTTCTCACTCCTTACATGGAAAGATCAATCTGTCCACTCTCCTCGGCCTCAAGCATCTCACTTATCTTGATCTGAGCCACAACCAATTCCAAGGTGCAATCCCTCCATCCATAGCGATGCTAAAAAATCTCGAGTATCTGAATCTATCCAACGCCGGATTCCAGGGAGAGATTCCTCGGTCGATAGGGAATCTTTCGAGCCTACGCACTTTGGTTCTAGAAGGCTCTGGTCAGAGAGTGCATGGGCTTGGATGGCTGTCTGGTTTAGTCCGTTTGAAGCATCTCAACATGAACTTCATCGACCTCAGAAGCGAAACCAATTGGTTGGCAATCATCAACGCTCTTCCTCGTTTGGCTGAGCTGCATCTTAGTGGCTGCAACCTTCTGTCACCTCTCTCTACACTTGATCATGTTAATGCCACTTCTCTAACATTTCTTGATCTCTCTAGAAACGGGCTTGCCTCTTTCTCTGTTGCAGGGTGGATTTTCAGACAAGGTAACCTCAGGTTTCTTGATATGAGTCGAAACTATATCGAAGGCCATATTCCATCTACAAGCAATACAACGAAACTGCAACACGGTGatctctcttggaataaactCAGCTCAGTAATCCCAGATTGGATTTACTCATGCCAAGATTTGAAGTTTGTGTATTTGGGCAACAATTTCTTGGAAGGTACCATCTCCAAAAGGGTAGCGAATCTAACATCTCTTGACACTTTTAGTTTAAGCTATAACCAAATTTCTGGGGAGATACCGAGTGAGGTCACTAGTTTGTGCGCGATACGAATATTGGACTTTTCTGGTAACAATCTAGAAGGGAAtatatctgatttatttgcaaATATGTCCCATTGCTTCTTGGAAGGGGTCGTAACATGGCGCATGAGGGAAAATAAACTGTCTGGTCACTTGACAGACAAGTTTGGCGAGTTCAAGAAACTGACGTTTCTTGATCTCACCAAGAACTCGATATCCGGAGTGATCCCACACAGTTTAGGTGAATCATCGAGTCTAAGGAGATTATGGCTTGGATTCAACAAACTGAGTGGAGAATTGCCAATGAGTATAGGGCAGCTTTCTAACTTGGAAAGTCTTACTTTTGGGAGGAATATGTTGGAAGGTATTGTGAATGAGACTCACTTTGAAAAACTCACAAAATTGAAGTACTTGTTTGCATCTGGAAATAACTTGAGTTTGAAAGTGAGCCCTGATTGGATTCCACCTTTCCCACTTCTGGAGGAGCTTGGCATTGGATCTTGGAATCTGGGGACAGGTTCTGAGATACCCTCATGGATTCATGGATTGTATAAGAATTTATCAGTTCTTGATTTGTCTGATACTGGCCTATCTGGTGAAGTTCCAACATGGGTTTGGGGTGTAAGTAAACTCAACCTCTCTCACAACCATTTTCATGGAGAAATACCTGATTTTAAACCATGGGAAAACCGCCTCGCTTTTCCATATTATCGACGTATGTATTTGAGTTCAAATCGATTTAGTGGCTCATTGCCTCGGGTATCAAACGATATGATCGAGTTGGATCTTTCCAACAATTCATTGTCAGGAAGTTTATCTCACTTTCTTTGTGATGCCACATATGATACTTATGTATTGAAGATTCTCCATTTGGGAAACAATTTGATAAGTGGGAAAATTCCAAATTGTTGGATGAAATGGTCTTCTTTGGAGTATATCAATCTAGGGAACAATTTGATGTTTGGAAGAATACCTAATTCTATAGGGTTATTGGCTAATTTGTTATCCTTGAATCTAGATGGAAACAAATTTTCTGGAGAGATACCTTTGTCAATACAAAACTGCGCCAAGTTAGTGAAGCTTGATGTTGGTGGGAATGATCTTATTGGGAAAATACCTACATGGATTGGGACAAGCTTGTCCAATTTGATGTTTCTTGTATTGAGATCCAACAGATTTAGTGGTGAAATTCCTTCTAGTATATGTCACTTACACACTCTCCAAATCTTGGATATCTCAAGTAATGATCTCTCTGGGGTGATACCTTCTTGTGTACATAATCTCACTGCAATGGCTACAAGTAGAAGTTTTGAAGAATATGATGGTGGAGGGATACAATATTCTCAAGTGTTTGATACATTTATGGAGAGTGTCTCAATAGATACAAAGGGATCAGTGCTTCAGTATGTTACCATTCTTGTATTGGTGACAAGCATTAACCTCTCTGATAACAATCTCTCCGGGGAGATCCCGGAAGGAGTGACAAGCTTGGTCGAGCTCAAATTCTTGAATCTGTCGAGGAATCACTTGACAGGGCTAATCCCCCGTAGAGTTGGAGATATGAAGCAATTGGAGTCTCTTGATCTGTCAAGAAACTCCTTGGTTGGTGAGATTCCCGTTAGCGTCACAGTACTCTCCTTTCTGAGCCACTTCGACTTGTCTTATAATTTGTTGGAGGGGAAGATTCCAGAAAGTACTCAAATTCTTGGCATGGATGCTTCTAGCTTTGTCGGGAACCGTCTTTGTGGGCCTCCGTTTCCACGCAACTGCACCAATACTCgtgaagaagaggaggaggatgaggatgaggatggTGATGAGGGCGAGATAGATTGGTTTTATGTGTTGGTGTCGTCAGGATATGCTGTTGGATTTGTAGGTGCGGGTAGTGTATTGGTGTTGAACAAATCTTGGAGACAAGGCTATTTTATGTGGGCGGAGAGAGTCTGGCACAAGATTTGTGTTTATTCCACCATTAAATGGGTGAGGCTCAAAGTAGCATTAGGTGGATAG
- the LOC125195840 gene encoding chaperone protein dnaJ 49-like, with product MDGNKDEALKCLNIAKNSIQSGDRDRALKFLNKARRLDPSIQIDEFLSNLSDSPPEEKSPNSPTDESPPDPSKTGPRRRAPAAARSTSSSSTASATYTEEQVTIVRDIKRKKDYYEILGVEKSCSGEDVRKAYRKLSLKVHPDKNTAPGAEEAFKMVSKAFQCLSDEESRKKYDVLGSDEPVYVRRGGGGGQGMRGFNGFYEADVDADEIFRNFFFGGMHPATTGNFGGFAFGPGVRVRTGGAGVGVDHSPNWVRTVGQLLPVILILLVNFMPSSEPVYSLSRTNYHDVRFTTPKGVNYFANSGKFEQQYPANSHERVAIEQRVEDDYHNSLVHNCRVEWQQLHWGYRRETPNCDALRRFEAMAQ from the coding sequence ATGGATGGCAACAAAGATGAAGCATTGAAGTGTTTGAACATCGCCAAGAACTCAATTCAATCCGGCGACAGAGATCGCGCCCTAAAATTCCTCAATAAAGCCCGTAGGCTTGATCCGTCTATCCAAATCGACGAATTTCTCTCCAATCTCAGCGATTCACCGCCGGAGGAGAAAAGCCCTAATTCACCCACCGACGAAAGCCCTCCCGATCCATCGAAAACTGGCCCCCGCCGTAGGGCTCCGGCCGCCGCGCGATCGACGTCGTCTTCTTCCACCGCATCGGCGACCTATACGGAGGAGCAGGTGACAATTGTCAGAGATATTAAGAGGAAGAAGGATTACTACGAGATTTTAGGGGTGGAGAAAAGTTGCTCTGGTGAGGATGTTCGGAAGGCGTATAGGAAGCTCTCTTTGAAGGTCCATCCTGATAAGAACACGGCGCCAGGGGCGGAGGAGGCGTTCAAGATGGTTTCCAAGGCATTTCAGTGCTTGAGCGATGAGGAGAGCCGTAAGAAATATGACGTCTTGGGGTCGGATGAGCCGGTCTACGTGAGGAGAGGCGGAGGGGGTGGTCAAGGGATGCGTGGCTTTAACGGGTTTTATGAAGCGGACGTTGATGCGGATGAGATTTTTAGGAATTTCTTCTTCGGGGGAATGCATCCTGCAACGACTGGGAATTTCGGGGGATTTGCGTTTGGACCAGGTGTGAGAGTGAGAACTGGTGGAGCTGGAGTTGGAGTTGATCATAGCCCTAATTGGGTGAGAACTGTGGGGCAGTTGCTGCCGGTGATACTCATATTGTTAGTGAACTTCATGCCTTCATCGGAGCCGGTTTACTCCCTCTCTCGGACTAACTACCATGATGTTAGGTTCACTACACCGAAGGGGGTGAACTATTTTGCCAACTCTGGGAAGTTCGAGCAGCAGTATCCGGCTAATAGTCACGAACGCGTTGCAATTGAGCAACGTGTGGAGGATGATTACCATAATTCCTTAGTGCATAACTGCAGGGTTGAGTGGCAGCAACTTCATTGGGGATATAGGCGGGAGACGCCGAATTGTGATGCATTGAGGCGCTTTGAGGCTATGGCTCAGTGA
- the LOC125197149 gene encoding tubulin gamma chain-like: protein MPREIITLQDGQFGNQIGHGISKDGILEDFATQGGDRKDVFFYQADDQHYIPHALLMDLEPRVINSIQNGEYRNLYNHENVFIADHGGGAGNKWASGYQYHQAQLLI, encoded by the exons ATGCCTCGCGAAATCATCACGTTGCAGGACGGCCAATTCGGCAACCAGATCGGGCACGGCATCAGCAAGGACGGCATTCTCGAAGATTTTGCAACCCAG GGAGGTGACCGTAAGGATGTGTTTTTCTATCAAGCAGATGATCAGCATTATATACCACATGCGTTGCTTATGGATTTGGAGCCTCGGGTGATTAATAGCATACAAAATGGTGAATACAGGAATCTGTACAATCATGAGAATGTATTCATCGCAGATCATGGAGGAGGTGCTGGGAATAAATGGGCAAGTGGATACCAATACCATCAGGCACAGCTGCTTATTTAA